Below is a genomic region from Hylemonella gracilis.
TGGCCGGCGCAATAGGCTTCCATCAGTCCCGCACAGCCCAGTGTGGAATCGGCACGGAACACATGCGGGTCCAGGAAGTCGTCATCGAGTCGGCGGTAGATCACGTCCACCCGCTTGGGGCCGCGCGTGGTGCGCATGTAGACGAAGCCCTCGCGCACGAAAAGATCCTGCCCCTGCACCAATTCCACGCCCATCTGCTGGGCCAGGAAGGCGTGTTCGAAATAGGCACTGTTGTACATGCCGGGCGTGAGCACGACCACGGTCGGCTCGCCGGTGGTGTCGGGCGCGGAGGCACGCAGTGTCTCCAGCAGCAGGTCGGGATAGTGTTCGACGGGTGCGACGCGGTGCGCGTTGAATAGTTCAGGGAAGAGCCGCATCATCATCTTGCGGTCCTCGATCATGTAGCTCACGCCACTGGGCACGCGCAGGTTGTCCTCCAACACGTAATACTGGCCTACACCGTCTGCGTCCGGCGCACGCACGATGTCGACGCCGCTGATGTGAGAGTAGATGTCGTTGGGCACGTGCACGCCCATCATCTGCGGACGGTACTGTGCGTTGTGCAAGATCTGCTCGGCCGGGATCACGCCCGCGCGCAGAATTTCCTGGTCATGGTAGACGTCATGGATGAAGCGGTTGAGCGCCGTCACGCGTTGCGCCAGACCGCGTTCCATGCCTCCCCATTCGTTCGCGGGGATGATGCGCGGGATCAGGTCGAAGGGAATCAGGCGCTCCGTGCCGGAGCCATCCTCGTCCTTGTCGCCATAAACCGCGAAGGTGATGCCCACGCGGCGAAAGATCATTTCGGCCTCGTCGCGCCGAGCCTTCATGGATTCGGCGCTCTGCCCGGCCAGCCAGCGTGCATACGCCTGGTAATGGGCCCGGATATCGGTCCGGCCTCCCCCCGTCATCGACTGCGCACCGTTGGCGCCGATCTGCCCCATGCCTGCGGCCAACGCGCCCGGCTCCACGTACATCTCGTCAAACTTCAACATGCGGCCTAGCCTTGTTCTGGTCTTTCCGATCTTTCCGGTTGCCGCCCCTTCACGCCCGGCGAGCACCGCACCGGGCGGCACCTGGATGTGTCCCTCGAACGCGTCTGGCACGCGGCGCCTAGGGCAGCAGAACCTGAATGCGAGGGTAACAGCAAAATCCGGGCCCGCTCCATAGGCGGTCTGCGCATGCGGCCGGGACACGCGCCAGCAGGTCGCTTGGCTCAGCTCTTGCTATAAGCTCTTGACACCCCAACCCCCGCGGTTCCCGCGTCGCTCCGCCGCCTCAGCCACCAACCTCCCACCCCATCCCGCCCGATAGGCCCGGCCTCTAGCCGAGCCCCTCCTGCCCGCACCGTCCGCGCCATGTCCATCCACGCCGCCCTTCAGCACATCACCCATTACAAGTACGACCGTCCGGTGCAACTGGGCCCGCAGACCGTGCGACTGCGGCCGGCGCCCCATTGCCGAGGCAAGATCGTCTCGTACTCGCTGCGGGTTGAACCAGCCCGGCACTTCATCAACTGGCAGCAGGACCCCTTCGCCAACTACCAGGCCCGGCTGGTGTTTCCCGAAAAGACGACGGAATTCAAGGTCGCGATCGATCTGGTCGTCGAGATGGCGGTGTACAACCCCTTCGACTTCTTCCTCGAGCCGGAGGCCGAACATTTCCCCTTCAGCTACAGCCCGGCCCTGCGAGAGGAACTGGCGCCCTACCTCGTGGCGTCCTCGCTCACGCCGTTGCTGCAAAAGTACCTGGACCGTATTGACCGCGGCCAACGGCGCACGGTGGATTTCCTGGTCGCGCTGAACCAGCAACTGCAAACCGACATCCAATACCTCATCCGCCTGGAGCCGGGCGTGCAAACCCCGGAAGAAACGCTGCGCAAGGCCAGTGGCTCCTGCCGCGACTCAGGTTGGCTGCTGGTCAATCTGCTGCGGCATTGCGGCCTGGCGGCACGTTTCGTCTCGGGCTACCTTATCCAGCTCACGCCGGACGTGAAGGCAATCGATGGCCCCAGCGGCACCACCGTCGATTTCACCGACCTGCATGCTTGGTGCGAGGTCTACCTGCCCGGTGCCGGCTGGATCGGACTCGACCCCACCAGCGGCTTGATGGCGGGCGAAGGCCACATTCCGCTGGCCTGCACCCCGCAGCCCTCCAGCGCCGCGCCGATCGAAGGCCTGTTTTCGGTGGCCGCGCCCCAGGACACTGAGGACGACGCCGAGGTCGAATTTTCACACCACA
It encodes:
- a CDS encoding circularly permuted type 2 ATP-grasp protein gives rise to the protein MLKFDEMYVEPGALAAGMGQIGANGAQSMTGGGRTDIRAHYQAYARWLAGQSAESMKARRDEAEMIFRRVGITFAVYGDKDEDGSGTERLIPFDLIPRIIPANEWGGMERGLAQRVTALNRFIHDVYHDQEILRAGVIPAEQILHNAQYRPQMMGVHVPNDIYSHISGVDIVRAPDADGVGQYYVLEDNLRVPSGVSYMIEDRKMMMRLFPELFNAHRVAPVEHYPDLLLETLRASAPDTTGEPTVVVLTPGMYNSAYFEHAFLAQQMGVELVQGQDLFVREGFVYMRTTRGPKRVDVIYRRLDDDFLDPHVFRADSTLGCAGLMEAYCAGHVTLCNAVGTGVADDKSIYPYVPAMIEFYLGEKPILNNVPTYMCRNPEDLKYVLANLKDLVVKEVHGAGGYGMLVGPASTQQQIADFARVLKEKPGNYIAQPTLSLSTCPTFVESGIAPRHIDLRPFVLTGKTVQMVAGGLTRVALKEGSLVVNSSQGGGTKDSWVLEV